TAGTGTATGCTATTGAATTACCCATAACGAAAGGAAAAAGTTTCAACAATGGAACAAATATTATTATCAAAAGCAATAGAATTACAATCTTCGTACACAAAGCATTTCGCATTTCTTATTACATCTTGTATGTACAACAACCAAAAAGACAAAAGAAACAAAGGATCTAACTAAAAGGGCAGTTCGATGCATTAAGCTCTATGCGCGAGGTCCGAGAAAGGACAGGACCATAAAACCTTATTGTATGCAGTCTTACCCTGTATTTTTACAAGAAGTTGTTaacacggctcgaacccgtgactccATGATTACATGACACTATAACAACTTTACAAGTTACACGGAAACTCTCTTCCAAACAAAGGAGCTAACTCAAACTGGAAATTAAAAAAGGAAGCATATCAAGCTTCAGAACTCTTTTCTAACATGGTTTCAAGTATCGCAGACCTAGGATTTACCATTGGTGGTCCTTTCTCTCTTCTTTCCAACTCTTCAAGCCTAAAAGAAATCAATCTATCCCAATTCCCACCTTCAAAAAGCACAGCAGCTTTTCCATCAGTAATCCTTTGCACAATCCCACAATACATATAATATGGATTATTAGAATTCTTAACTATAGCAATCATCCCAGGTAACAAAAGTGGTAATTCAGGTGGCTTTGGTTTCTTCACAAGACTGAGATTAAAACCCTCCATTCTTGATTCTGTTTTCTTAGGAGGTGGATTTTGTTCTATGAATTTCTTTAAACCCTTTTCACCTCCAGGAAATCCACCTACTAACCCCATCATTTCTTTCTCAAATCCATCTTCAGGAAACTCCCCAATTTCCTTCTTttcttgattattattattattatcatcagtGGCTGATTTTGCCGAGGATTGTTCTTCTGAAACTGACTTCTTTAGCTCTTTTTGTATACCTTCTTCTCCATTACATAGACCTCTACCTCCAAGAATCTCATAAATATTGAATTTTGCAGTAGTAATTGAGGTTGAAGATGgtttcagagttgatttggtatgaatATTAAGGTTGTGAGATTGGCCTAGAAAGCTGGATTTTTTGAGAGGTGGGGTTTGAATTTGGAGACTTGAGagttgaaaagaagaagaagaagaacaagccATGATTTGTTTCTCAAGAGAGTTGGATTTGGGAAGAAAGGTGGTGAGAAGTGTTTTGTAGAAATGAGAGACTGAATTCTGACCACGAATTTGTTTGTACTTTGATATCTTCAATTGACAAATGAAAGACAATGGTTCAGCGTTACTGTATACATTTGTAAGAGCTGTTTAGATTTTGTAGATAGTACATTATCTTTTCACTTCCGTCTTTTGTTTCTCCTTCTCCACAAAAAAAATAAGTAGTAATTATTTACCCTTGTACTTGTATTTACATTAGATTATACTTATTAATTATCATTGATTAAATTATCAATAGAGATGTAATAATATTTCATCCGTCTCAAATTATTTTTCACATTTCACTTCTCAAATGTTAAATTATATGAACTTTAATCAATgttttgaaatatatttttcatcATATCGGTATGAGAAAAATTGTAACTTGTAGtattttttatatagttttaaatatctaaatttaaaatttaaaatattgagTTACAATTTATTTTCGAAGGTTATTCAAATTGACTCTCGAGAAGCGAAATAGGATAAGTAATTTGAAGCGAAGGGAATATATATTAATTagatatagtaaaaataaaaactacataTAAAAGACGCCAATCATGTGCTTATtgacactactaaaaatctgctaaaaaccgaccaataatttccgaccaacgttggtcggtcaaaaaatgcgaccaaaaaccgtccggGTTGGACGGAAAttggggaaaaaaaatatttatattttttaaaactaaataccgaccaacgttggtcggtaaattggtcaatgaATTGAccaagctggtcagacaagaaaattttggattaccgaccaacgttggtcggtaatctggatccaattttttaaattttaataattattttattatttaaaatattttataatatttaagaatttatatttaaaattaccgaccaacgttggtcggttaatgtagggaagtatttaccgaccaactttggtcggtaatttttattttctgcaaaataaccgaccaaagttggtcggttattacgtcaacaatattgatcaaactttcgaattacttttatatttactatctaaataatataaatgtaattcgctaacacttttgtaatagaaataattaatacactaacatatactatatataacatgctatttgtaaattgattcatcgacttataacttacttaattagatgcatcgatgaatattaaaaataaaacgtttgacctatatcgactaatagtaaaaacaaaacgtctcgacttatatcgattaatctagctatgccatgtattattagtgatgaatgaatgaaaaataaaagaattaatactaaacatctgtgacacacacacacacacacacacacacacacatatatatatatatatatatatatatatatatatatatggatcacaaattaaataaacgaaagaagataTTAATATTAAGTAAAcaagttaaattaataggtcaaacatggtcaaactttaacaagctatatatatacacactaacatatactataacaagctatatatatagttaaagtattacaatgaagtgtgtttgtatgtgtgtatatatatatataagaatatGAAGCGCTAGGatcacagggtcgggttcttttagggatagacttgggaagatactaattagtatatatactttatcatcaaatatatctatttgtaaattgattcatcgacttataacttacttagatgtattgatgaatattaatcaatgattcatcaaaacgtctcgacctatatatcgattaatctatgtcatgcattattagtgatgaacgaatgaaaaaagaagttattagcatcaattacaatatagtgtatgtgtgtgtgtgagaaattactcacatacttaattataacttagaaaatttacttagatagatgttattataatttattaaaattaaatagttaatataattatttataaagattatgcttatagtttataattatttataataattgcatagttaaataaaataaatgcttgtagtttttaatattttttttataatttataatattttaagaaaaaaaacaccaaaaaaaaagaattttttttaaaaaaaaaaaccccgaccaaagttggtcggtttttggtcaaacggtcagcacttaatgtaccgaccaaaattaccgaccaactttggtcggtaattctaaaatcagagaacTCAAAAACGGGAGAAACCCCCATTTGTCTAAAAGTTTCCTCTTCAATTCCCTCTTCTCTCTTCCCctctctccttctcccagccctcCCCCTCGCGTCCAGCCCTCCCCCTCGCCGTCGCCGCGCCGTCGCCGTCGCCGTCaccgctgccactgccactgccgcccctctccttctccatctcctaaaaattctaggtttgaattattacaacccatttatttattatttctagattttgttaattagttatgaattagtttcaattgattagtgtttcaattatttgaacattgcattttattgaggattagggtttaggtcttgttttaattagttttattaactaattagttttgttaattaatttataattgtagaatagattaatttattgttgtgaatcgaacttttagggtatgggttgaatttctttagtttagttagtttatgtttaaactcataggatatgaattgaaattttagtttttaggatttgttcttgtgaattgaacttttaggatatgaattgaacttttaagatatgaattggaccttttggatatgaattgaacttttaggatataaattgatgtaattaggaaaacataattatcttgaattaactaaaaaggatataattaatttataattgtagaataaattaatttattcttgttttatttgtatagatggaacatcgtacttggatgtacaatagaaattatcctaatcggcggggattgcgggaggattttgtagaagggattgatgactttattagacatgcaatgtcacttccaccataccaaagtgaaggagtaattaggttcccttgtgtcaggtgcgattgtatgaagtttaaaaaatcggaggaagttaagcttcatctttataggaaggagtttatagagaattactttgtgtggactaatcatggagagatagatggtagccgtgggatatttcataacatggttgttggtgaaagtagtaggtcggtggagaatacaaatcttgattctagaattcaggatatggttgcggatgcttttgggggtgagctcaatgaaaatgttgaacaaactcctaatgattaCGCAAAatgtttttatgaacagttagaggaagctagtcgtccactacgtgaaggaag
The DNA window shown above is from Nicotiana tomentosiformis chromosome 8, ASM39032v3, whole genome shotgun sequence and carries:
- the LOC104110476 gene encoding NAD(P)H-quinone oxidoreductase subunit S, chloroplastic; this encodes MACSSSSSFQLSSLQIQTPPLKKSSFLGQSHNLNIHTKSTLKPSSTSITTAKFNIYEILGGRGLCNGEEGIQKELKKSVSEEQSSAKSATDDNNNNNQEKKEIGEFPEDGFEKEMMGLVGGFPGGEKGLKKFIEQNPPPKKTESRMEGFNLSLVKKPKPPELPLLLPGMIAIVKNSNNPYYMYCGIVQRITDGKAAVLFEGGNWDRLISFRLEELERREKGPPMVNPRSAILETMLEKSSEA